Proteins encoded together in one Entomobacter blattae window:
- a CDS encoding orotate phosphoribosyltransferase — MQHSKKAENRSLSSPLDWDREAALIAANILLEIKAVNFRPEAPYTLTSGWKSPVYIDCRRIIFFPRARTKIIELAAEKIGRHIGYETIEAVVGGETAGIPFAAWIADKLMTPMAYVRKKPKGFGRNAQIEGDVPEGMRTLLVEDLTTDGGSKVHFANALRKAGAIIEDTFVVFSYGVFPGSHETLANMGINLHALCTWWDVLDACAQRPYFDEKSTTEVRNFLENPCAWSAQRGGVGSVEEALQHKITQSA, encoded by the coding sequence ATGCAACATTCCAAAAAAGCAGAAAATCGTTCTCTCTCCTCCCCTCTTGACTGGGATAGGGAAGCCGCATTGATAGCAGCCAACATTCTGCTGGAAATCAAGGCTGTAAATTTTAGACCCGAGGCCCCCTACACCCTAACATCTGGGTGGAAATCACCTGTTTATATTGATTGTCGGCGCATTATCTTTTTCCCTCGTGCCAGAACAAAAATTATTGAGCTTGCAGCAGAAAAGATAGGGCGCCACATTGGTTATGAAACGATAGAAGCCGTAGTGGGCGGTGAAACGGCTGGCATTCCCTTCGCTGCCTGGATTGCAGATAAGTTAATGACCCCCATGGCCTATGTTCGCAAAAAACCCAAAGGTTTTGGCAGAAATGCCCAAATTGAAGGCGATGTCCCCGAAGGGATGAGGACTCTTTTGGTAGAGGATCTTACAACAGATGGGGGTTCAAAAGTGCATTTTGCCAATGCCCTGCGCAAAGCTGGTGCTATTATTGAAGATACATTTGTTGTGTTTTCCTACGGTGTTTTTCCTGGCTCTCATGAGACCTTGGCGAATATGGGTATTAACCTGCATGCGTTATGCACATGGTGGGATGTGCTGGATGCCTGTGCGCAACGCCCTTATTTTGACGAGAAATCTACCACTGAAGTGCGGAATTTTCTAGAGAATCCCTGCGCCTGGTCAGCACAGCGTGGAGGGGTTGGAAGTGTGGAAGAAGCCCTACAACACAAAATTACCCAAAGCGCCTGA
- the murI gene encoding glutamate racemase, translated as MTPIKQRLLTFDSGIGGLSIVRAIRKQAPDILIDHLIDNAVFPYGEVPAEALKKRIVALMGEAITALQPDAVVIACNTASTIALDALRQAFSFMPFIGCVPPIKWAADSTKTHYIGLLATPATVKRQYLSELYTRYAKNCRLLTHGSHILAPIAEDVFRNRTIDKTAIQRELLALFSQPGGELIDTVCIGCTHYSFLLGIFQELTSSSITWLDPADAVARQSIKVLTHQQGSSLKTRNQLKLTSQAEDIYFTAPPLYPEALKERLVPYGFNREMKIFAFKNSLSPSAILPD; from the coding sequence ATGACCCCAATAAAACAGCGTTTACTCACTTTTGATTCCGGGATAGGGGGCCTCAGTATTGTTCGTGCCATACGTAAGCAGGCTCCAGATATCCTGATCGATCATTTAATTGACAATGCTGTTTTCCCCTATGGAGAGGTGCCGGCAGAAGCCCTTAAAAAGAGAATTGTCGCGCTAATGGGCGAAGCCATTACGGCCCTGCAACCTGATGCTGTGGTCATAGCCTGTAACACAGCGAGCACCATAGCCCTAGATGCCCTAAGACAGGCCTTTTCCTTCATGCCTTTTATTGGATGTGTCCCGCCAATAAAATGGGCAGCAGATAGTACAAAAACCCATTATATCGGCCTTTTAGCTACTCCTGCTACCGTTAAACGGCAGTACCTTTCCGAGCTTTATACACGTTATGCCAAAAATTGCCGCCTTTTAACCCATGGTAGCCATATATTAGCCCCCATCGCTGAAGACGTTTTTAGAAATAGGACAATTGATAAAACGGCCATTCAAAGGGAGCTTCTGGCACTTTTTAGCCAACCTGGTGGAGAATTGATTGATACAGTCTGCATTGGGTGCACCCATTATAGCTTTTTACTGGGTATCTTTCAGGAGCTAACCTCTTCTTCCATCACCTGGCTGGATCCAGCAGATGCAGTAGCCCGTCAATCTATAAAAGTTCTTACTCACCAGCAAGGATCTTCTCTTAAAACCCGTAACCAACTCAAGCTGACTTCCCAGGCAGAAGACATATATTTTACAGCCCCCCCCCTTTACCCCGAAGCCTTAAAAGAAAGGCTGGTTCCTTACGGGTTTAACCGAGAAATGAAAATTTTTGCTTTTAAAAACTCTCTCTCTCCATCGGCTATCTTGCCCGATTAA
- a CDS encoding HamA C-terminal domain-containing protein, which yields MGLYEWWCKATKKGDKRKYYWIYVERNGGRNEIRADLVKTIRSHYDRLERIAEDVKRLGYKGAAQILSAKLPQTAESRSGDLGEILAVELVEEEVDLRVPVCRLRYKDGRNVVMRGDDFIGVGYKGADKRLWLLKGEAKSNKVLSKKTVTSAREVLNRDNGRCTPASLLFVADRLLESNDRHDNLLGRSLRDEGDMKSLCADCIDHMLFTVSGNGPHASLKEDLDAVGTNCNHYVVKSTS from the coding sequence GTGGGACTGTACGAATGGTGGTGCAAAGCCACAAAAAAAGGCGATAAGCGCAAGTACTACTGGATCTATGTTGAGAGGAACGGCGGTCGAAACGAGATTCGCGCAGACCTCGTCAAGACTATTCGGTCGCACTACGACCGCCTTGAACGCATAGCCGAAGACGTGAAGCGCCTCGGATATAAGGGCGCAGCCCAGATTCTTAGTGCAAAATTGCCGCAAACTGCTGAAAGCCGGTCCGGCGATCTCGGGGAAATTCTTGCGGTGGAACTGGTCGAGGAAGAGGTTGACCTACGTGTGCCGGTGTGCCGTCTCCGTTATAAGGACGGCCGCAATGTGGTCATGCGCGGTGACGACTTCATCGGCGTTGGATACAAAGGGGCTGACAAGAGGCTCTGGCTTCTTAAGGGGGAGGCCAAGAGCAATAAGGTGCTTAGCAAGAAAACGGTTACGAGCGCTCGCGAGGTGCTGAATCGTGACAACGGCCGCTGCACGCCCGCTTCCCTCCTGTTTGTCGCAGACCGTCTCCTGGAGAGTAATGACCGGCACGACAACCTGCTTGGTCGTAGCCTTCGCGACGAGGGGGATATGAAGTCCCTCTGTGCCGACTGCATCGACCATATGCTTTTCACCGTGTCGGGTAACGGTCCGCATGCATCGTTGAAAGAGGACCTCGACGCCGTAGGGACGAATTGTAATCACTACGTAGTAAAATCCACGTCGTAG
- a CDS encoding LysR family transcriptional regulator, producing the protein MSRLPDLEAWAIFAKLAEIGSFTGTAAELGISVATVSKAIHRLEQRVGATLLNRTSRRVMLTELGNHLARNATDMLVNAEHMETEAKSQTSTLAGVIRIAVPMSFGFRHVAPLLPDLLKKYEGLSIDLHLDDSIVDLIGGRFDLALRIANLADSSLRVRRICNVRRLLVGSPEYFQKHGRPEHPNDLVHHDCLGYVYLPTPGVWRFIHEQSGETVSVVPSGRLRANNGDALTASLCAGLGIAVQPEFTIWKELEAGALEAVMLDWSLPHLTLNAVMPPGTLRPARVMLVTDFLVEELRKALWAYYKYHKDE; encoded by the coding sequence ATGTCACGTTTACCAGATTTAGAAGCATGGGCCATATTTGCCAAATTGGCTGAGATTGGCTCCTTTACCGGAACAGCGGCTGAGCTGGGAATTTCTGTTGCAACGGTTTCCAAGGCTATTCATCGTTTGGAACAAAGGGTTGGGGCGACCCTGCTTAATCGCACGTCGCGTCGTGTAATGTTAACCGAACTGGGGAATCATCTGGCGCGCAACGCAACAGATATGCTGGTGAATGCTGAGCATATGGAAACAGAGGCCAAATCCCAGACTTCTACATTAGCCGGCGTTATTCGGATTGCGGTTCCCATGTCGTTTGGGTTTCGGCATGTCGCTCCCCTTCTGCCAGATCTGCTGAAGAAGTATGAAGGGCTTTCGATAGATCTTCACCTTGATGACAGTATAGTAGATCTTATTGGGGGGCGTTTTGACCTGGCGTTGCGGATAGCCAATTTGGCGGATTCTTCCTTGCGTGTTCGCCGAATTTGTAATGTTCGTCGCCTTTTAGTAGGCTCGCCTGAATATTTCCAAAAACATGGCAGGCCAGAACATCCTAATGACTTGGTTCATCATGATTGCCTCGGATATGTCTATTTACCAACACCAGGTGTGTGGCGTTTTATTCATGAACAGTCGGGGGAGACGGTCTCCGTTGTTCCCTCAGGGCGGCTGCGGGCTAATAATGGCGATGCCTTAACAGCTTCCCTCTGTGCTGGGTTAGGCATCGCCGTTCAGCCAGAATTCACTATCTGGAAAGAACTCGAGGCCGGTGCGCTGGAAGCCGTGATGCTGGATTGGTCCTTACCTCATCTTACGCTTAATGCCGTGATGCCCCCAGGAACCTTGCGCCCAGCCCGGGTGATGCTGGTGACAGATTTTCTTGTTGAGGAACTACGGAAAGCTTTATGGGCTTATTATAAATACCATAAGGATGAATAA
- the wrbA gene encoding NAD(P)H:quinone oxidoreductase, whose translation MSKVLVLYYSSYGHIETMANAVAEGAREAGSTADVKRVPETLPEDIARQNNFKLDQAAPIATPNDLPNYDAIIVGTPTRFGRMSGQMASFWDATGGLWFKGALIGKIGAGFTSTGTQHGGQETTLLSIHLNLLHHGMLISGLPYSFQGQMSTDEITGGSPYGASTIAGGDGSRQPSANDLAGARFLGNHVAKMAAKVKA comes from the coding sequence ATGAGTAAAGTCCTTGTTTTGTACTATTCCAGCTACGGCCATATTGAAACCATGGCAAACGCAGTAGCTGAAGGTGCACGCGAAGCCGGCAGCACCGCAGACGTAAAACGGGTACCGGAAACCCTCCCAGAAGATATTGCTCGTCAGAACAACTTTAAGCTGGATCAGGCTGCACCTATTGCTACTCCGAATGACCTGCCAAACTATGACGCCATTATTGTTGGCACCCCAACACGTTTTGGCCGTATGTCTGGACAGATGGCTTCTTTCTGGGATGCTACCGGTGGGCTATGGTTTAAAGGTGCCCTTATTGGCAAAATTGGTGCAGGCTTTACTTCTACCGGCACACAGCATGGCGGCCAGGAAACAACCCTTCTTTCCATTCATCTCAACCTGCTCCATCATGGCATGTTAATCAGTGGCTTGCCCTATAGCTTCCAGGGTCAGATGTCTACCGACGAAATTACCGGTGGTTCTCCTTATGGTGCTTCTACCATTGCTGGGGGTGATGGTTCTCGCCAACCTTCTGCGAATGATCTTGCTGGTGCCCGTTTCCTTGGAAACCATGTTGCTAAAATGGCTGCTAAAGTTAAGGCCTAA
- a CDS encoding tRNA1(Val) (adenine(37)-N6)-methyltransferase, protein MFFSVPTLSPTTNLYTHDFLLGGRLVYNQLAAGYRTGIEPVLLSAFIPAKRGDAVIEGGCGTGAGLMCLAHRVPGIRGFGLEQDQETTLLARENFSINNFQNLQCIHATIPHIPSFMMQDAASGKLRFDHAFANPPWHADSGTPSPNPRREAARRLLPGMLSEWIASLARLLKQQGTLTLILPTGLYPQACQLMEKNSLGRITLFPLWPKAGKQPKIILIQAYKYSAGMGRILPGLTLHQEDGKYSQEAKAVLQEGHSLLS, encoded by the coding sequence GTGTTTTTCTCTGTGCCCACCTTAAGCCCAACCACTAATCTCTATACGCACGATTTCCTCTTGGGAGGAAGGCTCGTCTATAACCAACTTGCTGCAGGGTATCGTACAGGCATTGAACCTGTCCTCCTCTCGGCTTTTATTCCCGCCAAACGCGGAGACGCCGTAATAGAAGGCGGTTGCGGCACGGGGGCAGGTTTGATGTGCCTAGCCCATAGAGTTCCGGGAATCCGGGGGTTTGGACTAGAACAAGACCAAGAAACCACCCTTTTGGCGCGAGAAAATTTTTCTATCAACAACTTTCAAAACCTTCAATGCATTCACGCGACCATTCCCCACATTCCTTCTTTCATGATGCAAGATGCAGCTAGTGGAAAGCTAAGATTCGATCATGCTTTTGCCAATCCTCCCTGGCATGCAGATTCTGGAACCCCTTCTCCCAACCCTCGGCGAGAAGCTGCCCGCAGGCTTTTACCAGGCATGCTCAGTGAGTGGATAGCAAGCTTGGCACGATTACTCAAACAGCAAGGAACCCTTACCCTCATATTACCCACAGGGCTTTACCCCCAAGCTTGCCAGCTTATGGAAAAAAATAGCCTGGGCAGAATTACGCTTTTCCCCCTTTGGCCTAAAGCAGGCAAGCAGCCCAAAATCATTCTTATTCAAGCCTATAAATACTCTGCTGGCATGGGCCGGATTCTCCCTGGGCTCACCCTGCATCAAGAAGACGGAAAATACAGCCAAGAAGCAAAAGCCGTGCTTCAGGAAGGACATTCCCTTCTCTCGTGA
- a CDS encoding response regulator has product MERHILVLEDEEEISTLITIILSHAGFQVSCFPTLRQATNALQNQTFSLALIDANMPDGTSFDLIKMLKKTSCEVILMSGNLESFHSLNFQEYLTLEKPFRIQNLLSVIEQAEKKRPTSSPLSP; this is encoded by the coding sequence ATGGAAAGACATATCCTTGTATTAGAAGATGAAGAAGAAATTAGCACCTTAATCACTATTATCCTCTCTCATGCCGGCTTTCAGGTTTCATGTTTTCCAACCCTTCGCCAAGCCACGAACGCATTACAAAACCAGACCTTTTCCTTAGCGCTTATTGATGCGAACATGCCAGATGGCACTTCTTTTGATCTCATAAAAATGCTGAAGAAAACGTCTTGTGAAGTTATTTTAATGAGTGGTAACCTTGAGTCCTTCCACTCCTTAAATTTTCAAGAATATCTTACCCTAGAAAAACCTTTTCGTATCCAGAACTTACTTTCTGTTATTGAGCAGGCTGAAAAAAAACGGCCCACCTCGTCTCCTCTCTCCCCGTAA
- the guaA gene encoding glutamine-hydrolyzing GMP synthase encodes MNSTAQQPSQGVAYLEKTLHDDRILILDFGSQVTQLIARRVRESGVYCEIWPFNVSAERIRQFHPKGVILSGGPASVTEAHSPRIPSIVFELGLPVLGICYGQQAMCEQLGGKVENSDHREFGRAFVDIQEDSALFRGVWSKGNREQVWMSHGDRVVKLPPGFQVVGTSEGAPFAIISDERRRLYGVQFHPEVVHTPHGAILLKNFTHGVAGCKGQWTMAGFKEMEIAHIREQVGKEKVICGLSGGVDSSVAAILLHEAIGDQLTCIFVDHGLLRVGEAEDVVRTFRQKYNINLVHRDATALFLENLKGVTDPEQKRKIIGRLFIEVFEEEAVKLGGADFLAQGTLYPDVIESVSFTGGPSVTIKSHHNVGGLPERMKMKLVEPLRELFKDEVRALGRELGLPEVVIGRHPFPGPGLAIRIPGEVTAEKLTLLRKVDSIFLEEIRQVGLYDAIWQAFAVLLPVRSVGVMGDGRTYDRVCALRAVTSTDGMTAEVFPFDMAFLNRVASRIVNEVRGINRVTYDVTSKPPGTIEWE; translated from the coding sequence ATGAATTCCACGGCCCAACAACCCTCTCAAGGTGTCGCATATCTGGAAAAAACCCTTCACGATGACCGTATTCTTATTTTGGATTTTGGAAGTCAGGTGACCCAGTTAATTGCACGCCGTGTAAGGGAGAGTGGCGTTTATTGCGAGATATGGCCCTTTAATGTTTCTGCTGAGCGTATTCGTCAATTTCATCCGAAAGGGGTTATTCTTTCTGGTGGGCCAGCAAGTGTAACAGAGGCTCATTCTCCACGGATTCCTTCCATTGTCTTTGAGTTGGGGCTACCTGTTTTGGGAATATGCTATGGTCAGCAGGCAATGTGTGAACAGCTTGGCGGAAAGGTTGAGAATTCAGACCATCGGGAATTTGGGCGTGCGTTTGTGGATATTCAGGAAGATAGTGCCCTTTTTCGTGGGGTCTGGTCGAAAGGAAATCGGGAGCAGGTTTGGATGAGCCATGGGGATAGGGTAGTAAAACTTCCCCCTGGGTTTCAGGTGGTGGGGACTAGTGAAGGGGCTCCTTTTGCCATTATTTCAGATGAGCGGCGCAGGCTATATGGTGTTCAGTTCCATCCGGAGGTTGTTCATACCCCTCACGGGGCCATTTTACTGAAAAACTTTACTCATGGTGTTGCTGGCTGTAAGGGGCAATGGACAATGGCCGGCTTTAAGGAGATGGAGATTGCCCATATCCGCGAACAGGTGGGGAAGGAAAAGGTTATTTGCGGCCTATCAGGTGGGGTCGATTCCTCTGTTGCTGCTATTTTGCTGCATGAAGCGATTGGCGATCAGCTGACCTGTATTTTTGTAGATCATGGGCTATTGCGTGTAGGGGAAGCTGAAGATGTGGTTCGGACTTTTCGACAGAAATACAATATTAATCTTGTCCATCGTGATGCAACGGCATTGTTCTTGGAGAATCTCAAAGGTGTTACCGATCCAGAGCAGAAGCGTAAAATTATAGGGCGCCTATTTATTGAAGTCTTTGAGGAGGAAGCCGTAAAGCTTGGGGGGGCAGACTTCCTTGCTCAGGGAACATTATACCCCGATGTTATTGAAAGTGTCAGTTTTACAGGAGGGCCTTCAGTCACCATTAAATCTCATCACAATGTTGGGGGATTACCAGAGCGGATGAAAATGAAGCTGGTGGAACCCCTGCGCGAGCTGTTTAAAGATGAGGTTAGGGCCTTAGGGCGTGAGCTTGGCTTACCAGAGGTTGTTATCGGCCGCCACCCATTTCCTGGCCCAGGCCTTGCCATCCGAATTCCTGGGGAAGTTACAGCTGAGAAACTCACCCTTTTGCGAAAGGTTGACAGTATCTTCCTAGAAGAGATTCGCCAGGTTGGCCTTTATGATGCCATTTGGCAGGCTTTTGCGGTGTTGTTACCAGTGCGAAGTGTGGGTGTTATGGGTGATGGCCGTACGTATGATAGGGTATGCGCCTTGCGGGCTGTTACCAGCACTGATGGTATGACCGCAGAGGTTTTTCCCTTTGATATGGCTTTTCTGAATCGTGTGGCAAGCCGTATTGTCAATGAGGTGAGGGGCATAAACCGTGTGACTTACGATGTGACATCCAAGCCACCGGGAACAATAGAGTGGGAGTGA
- a CDS encoding GAF domain-containing protein, which produces MLKPRTASFSVSYEDDILPTLEALLAEETDFIANAANTAALLFEYLPNINWVGFYLMKDNQLVLGPFQGKAACVRIPLGKGVCGTAAQKKETVIVDDVNHFEGHIACDSASQSEIVIPLIKNNTVIGVLDIDSPLIKRFSEQDKNGLEKAAQIFLHSFQTLS; this is translated from the coding sequence ATGCTGAAGCCCCGCACTGCATCTTTCTCCGTTTCCTATGAAGATGATATTCTTCCGACCCTTGAAGCCCTGCTTGCTGAAGAAACAGATTTTATTGCCAATGCCGCCAACACGGCTGCCCTTTTGTTCGAATATCTCCCCAACATCAACTGGGTGGGATTTTACCTAATGAAAGATAACCAGCTTGTATTAGGCCCCTTTCAAGGAAAAGCAGCCTGTGTACGCATTCCCCTAGGCAAAGGGGTCTGTGGCACAGCAGCCCAGAAAAAAGAAACTGTAATTGTTGATGATGTAAACCATTTTGAAGGCCATATCGCTTGCGATAGCGCCTCTCAATCAGAAATTGTAATTCCTTTAATAAAGAATAATACCGTCATTGGTGTTCTTGATATTGATAGCCCCCTCATCAAGCGCTTTTCTGAGCAGGATAAAAACGGACTTGAAAAAGCGGCACAAATTTTTCTTCATTCGTTTCAAACCCTCTCTTAA
- a CDS encoding citrate synthase, whose product MTKPVSSVSVTAGDESVSLPIIKGTMGPDVIDIHALSSALGLLNYDPGFVGTASCESKITFIDGEKSLLLYRGYPIEELAERATFTEVAYLLLNEELPNVEQYRHFSQLLKKQSLLHEQIRNFFNGFRRDAHPMAILCGTVGALSAFYHEAVDISNEASRMLSAIRLIAKIPTIAAWAYKYTQGETFMYPRSEYSYSENLLYMMFATPMEPYVMNPVVARAIDRILILHADHEQNASTSTVRLAGSTGANPFACISAGIAALWGPAHGGANEAVLKMLDSIGRKENIPAFIEKVKDKNSGIRLMGFGHRVYKNFDPRAKIMQNACHDVLNELGITHEPLLELAMELEKIALEDPYFIERKLYPNVDFYSGIIFRALGIPSSMFTPLFAVARATGWISQWKEMIEGTQRINRPRQLYTGASLRHFTPISTRD is encoded by the coding sequence ATGACCAAGCCTGTATCGAGTGTCTCTGTAACTGCTGGAGATGAAAGCGTTTCTCTCCCCATCATCAAAGGAACAATGGGGCCAGATGTTATTGATATCCACGCCTTATCCTCTGCGCTTGGCCTACTTAATTACGACCCAGGTTTTGTTGGGACTGCTTCATGCGAAAGTAAAATTACTTTTATTGACGGCGAAAAGAGCCTGCTTCTCTACCGAGGATACCCTATTGAAGAGCTAGCTGAACGCGCCACCTTTACTGAAGTTGCCTATCTGCTTTTGAATGAGGAACTCCCCAATGTGGAGCAATATCGTCATTTTAGCCAACTTCTTAAAAAACAGTCTCTGCTACACGAGCAAATCAGAAATTTTTTTAATGGCTTCCGTAGAGATGCTCACCCCATGGCTATATTATGCGGAACCGTAGGAGCCCTTTCAGCCTTCTACCATGAAGCTGTAGATATTTCTAACGAAGCAAGCCGTATGCTTTCTGCTATCCGGCTTATTGCCAAAATTCCTACCATTGCAGCCTGGGCCTATAAATACACCCAAGGGGAGACCTTTATGTATCCCCGTAGTGAATATTCTTATTCAGAAAATCTTCTCTACATGATGTTTGCCACACCCATGGAGCCCTACGTCATGAACCCCGTTGTCGCTCGGGCTATTGACCGCATTTTAATCCTGCACGCAGATCATGAGCAAAATGCCTCAACCTCCACTGTCAGACTTGCGGGTTCAACAGGGGCCAATCCTTTTGCTTGTATCTCCGCAGGAATTGCAGCCCTTTGGGGGCCAGCCCATGGAGGGGCCAATGAAGCCGTTTTGAAGATGCTTGACTCCATCGGCCGCAAAGAAAATATTCCCGCTTTTATTGAAAAGGTCAAAGATAAAAACAGCGGTATTCGCCTTATGGGGTTTGGGCACAGAGTATATAAAAACTTTGATCCCCGTGCAAAAATCATGCAAAACGCCTGCCACGATGTTCTTAACGAATTGGGCATTACCCACGAGCCCTTATTAGAACTTGCCATGGAGCTTGAAAAAATTGCCCTTGAAGACCCTTATTTTATCGAGCGGAAGCTCTATCCCAATGTGGATTTCTACTCAGGGATCATCTTCAGGGCACTAGGGATCCCCTCTTCCATGTTTACACCCCTGTTTGCCGTTGCCAGAGCAACAGGCTGGATTAGCCAGTGGAAGGAAATGATTGAAGGAACCCAGCGGATTAATCGGCCCCGCCAGCTTTATACTGGTGCTTCTTTAAGGCACTTTACCCCTATCTCCACCCGCGATTAA
- a CDS encoding chorismate mutase: MTAHLPFFDDDNTSSDQILLALRQSVDNIDAALIHMLAERFRHTQAIGKLKAKFSLPPADPKRETQQIARLRRLAQEAHLDPDFAEKFLNFIIREVICHHEAIAAKNPKK, from the coding sequence ATGACGGCCCATCTCCCTTTTTTTGATGATGACAATACTTCTTCCGATCAAATCCTTCTCGCGCTTCGCCAGTCGGTTGATAATATCGATGCAGCTCTTATTCACATGCTTGCTGAGCGTTTTCGCCATACCCAAGCTATTGGTAAACTTAAGGCTAAATTTTCTCTCCCCCCAGCTGATCCCAAAAGGGAAACCCAGCAGATTGCCCGCTTGCGAAGATTGGCGCAAGAAGCCCATCTTGATCCGGATTTTGCAGAAAAATTCCTTAACTTCATCATCCGTGAGGTGATTTGCCATCATGAAGCCATAGCCGCCAAAAACCCAAAAAAATAA
- a CDS encoding polyprenyl synthetase family protein: MSTALTGNEEALRILADYLKDDMQACNRTIISRMDSPVPLIPQLAAHLIAAGGKRLRPLLTLASARLCGYPYGPEHQRHIKLAACVEFIHTATLLHDDVVDDSNLRRGLASANAVFGNKASVLVGDFLFARSFQLMTDDGSLKVMGILSSAAATIAEGEVLQMSTQNDLSTSIEKYLDVIHGKTAALFAAACRIGAIITERPEREELALESFGTNLGMAFQLVDDALDYAANQGTLGKTIGDDFREGKITLPVLAAYQKAEGVEKVFWKRVIEQNEQTDQDLEMALSYIEKSHAIQATMDKADWYAQKAIDALNVFEETPLRKMLVDTTYYTVNRAR; encoded by the coding sequence ATGAGTACAGCCCTCACCGGAAATGAGGAAGCATTACGTATACTGGCTGATTATCTGAAAGATGATATGCAGGCTTGTAACCGCACTATTATTTCTCGTATGGATAGCCCTGTTCCACTTATTCCTCAGCTTGCTGCTCACCTTATTGCAGCGGGGGGCAAAAGGCTCAGACCCCTTCTTACCTTGGCTTCTGCACGGCTGTGTGGGTACCCTTATGGCCCAGAGCATCAGCGCCATATTAAACTTGCAGCATGTGTTGAGTTTATCCATACGGCAACCCTTTTGCACGATGACGTTGTTGACGATAGTAATCTGCGTCGTGGTTTGGCGAGTGCCAACGCCGTTTTTGGAAATAAGGCCTCGGTTCTGGTGGGCGATTTTCTGTTTGCTCGCTCCTTTCAGCTTATGACGGATGATGGGTCGCTGAAGGTTATGGGCATTCTGTCCTCTGCTGCTGCGACTATTGCGGAAGGGGAGGTTTTGCAAATGTCTACCCAGAATGACCTCTCAACCTCCATAGAGAAGTATCTGGATGTTATTCATGGGAAAACGGCTGCCCTTTTTGCTGCAGCTTGTCGTATTGGGGCTATTATTACCGAACGGCCAGAAAGGGAAGAGCTTGCATTGGAAAGTTTTGGTACGAATTTAGGCATGGCTTTTCAGCTGGTTGATGATGCCTTGGATTACGCAGCTAACCAGGGAACTTTAGGAAAAACGATAGGGGATGATTTTCGGGAAGGAAAAATTACCCTTCCTGTTCTGGCGGCCTACCAGAAAGCCGAAGGTGTAGAAAAAGTTTTTTGGAAACGGGTTATTGAGCAAAATGAACAAACAGATCAGGATCTTGAAATGGCCTTATCCTATATTGAAAAAAGCCATGCCATACAGGCGACAATGGACAAGGCAGACTGGTATGCTCAAAAAGCGATAGACGCTTTAAACGTTTTTGAAGAAACGCCCCTGCGAAAAATGTTGGTTGATACTACATACTATACGGTTAATCGGGCAAGATAG